The DNA segment AACTTCATAAGAGGAATGAATTATGGCCTGCTACATAGCCCCTCCAATGCATTTTACGTCCTATTCTTTTTTGAGGCCATTTCTAAATAATTCCTCTTCATCTTTTTCACTTTCTGCTGATAACAATTTAATATCTAGAAATGAAATTATTGCCCATGGTTGATGATGCCATGTATGAGACAGCAGCAGATAACTTTCTGGAATTATCAAGCATTCAAAGACTCCAAATCCTTGCCAAGCTTGAAGAAAAAAAATCAAAACCTGCAGATTTAGTCAAAGAGTTTGATTCTACAAAACAGGAGGTTTACAGAAATTTTTCTAGACTTGAAGATGGCCATTTGATTGTAAAAGATCGTGATGGAAATTATGAGTTGACTGAATTTGGGAGAACAATGTACAATCAGGTTCCTGCAATTATGTTTCTGTCTCAAAATATGAAATATTTTCACCATCATAATTTTGGTAATATGCCAAAAAAATTCTATATGCGTGTTGGACAGCTTTCTGATTGTCAATACATCAAAGGACTTGGGACTATCCTGGAAAAATGGAAAGAAATTTACAATAACGCCGAAGAATACATCTACCTTCTTACCTCTGAGATTATTTTAGATCTTGGCAAACCGCTCATTGAGAAATTAAAAAAAGGTGTAAAACTACAATACATTCTATCTGAAACATGTACAATTCCACAGGGCAGGGCTGAGAACATGAAAAAAATTGATTTTAAAAAATATGTGCAAAATGGAACTGCTGAACGAAAAATGCTAAAGACTATACCTACTGCAATCGTACTCAACGAAAAGGAAGCATTTATCGCATTTCCAGATCTTGCTGGTGAGCCTGATCTGTCTGAGATATTCTATGGAACTTCTGCTGATTTTCATGAATGGTGCCATGATTATTTCTTGTATTATTGGAACAAAGCAGGAAGCTTCAATGAAAGTAAATTGGTTGAAAAAGTCTAAAAATAAAAAAATTACATTCCTAGAATACTTCTGTTACTAGGAATGCACCTAATCCCATTCCAATCATTACACCTAATCCCATACAGATTAGGTCGAACTTGACGACTTTTTTGAATGGGGCATGCACCATTTTATCCCATGTGCTATTGGTTTTTGTTTGAAATGATTGTGTTGTCATATTTTTGTATATCACAAACTTGTTCATAGACTGTGGTGATTCTCAGAGATTACTAGTCAACATCAAAGCTGACGATTAATGCAAAAATTGTATTTGTGATCATTGTTGTTGCCTTGAGTTTATGTCATCTAAAATCAATCCTATAATAGTGAATGAAAATGTGGTTTGAACAACAAATTAATCAAGTTCGAAGTATGTCAAATCATTATTTTTCCCAATTTG comes from the Candidatus Nitrosopumilus sediminis genome and includes:
- a CDS encoding helix-turn-helix transcriptional regulator, whose amino-acid sequence is MVDDAMYETAADNFLELSSIQRLQILAKLEEKKSKPADLVKEFDSTKQEVYRNFSRLEDGHLIVKDRDGNYELTEFGRTMYNQVPAIMFLSQNMKYFHHHNFGNMPKKFYMRVGQLSDCQYIKGLGTILEKWKEIYNNAEEYIYLLTSEIILDLGKPLIEKLKKGVKLQYILSETCTIPQGRAENMKKIDFKKYVQNGTAERKMLKTIPTAIVLNEKEAFIAFPDLAGEPDLSEIFYGTSADFHEWCHDYFLYYWNKAGSFNESKLVEKV